The Enterococcus rotai genome includes a window with the following:
- a CDS encoding DUF2829 domain-containing protein, protein MTFEEVLPQIKKGAKAVREGWGGFELYIELRDEIGTSDGTFLQVTPYFLIKTSDEGYSMFSPTPCDVLAEDWKIVHTD, encoded by the coding sequence ATGACATTTGAAGAAGTATTACCACAAATCAAAAAAGGTGCTAAAGCAGTTAGAGAAGGCTGGGGTGGTTTTGAACTGTATATTGAACTTAGAGACGAGATCGGTACATCCGATGGTACGTTCCTTCAAGTTACACCCTATTTTTTAATTAAAACATCTGATGAAGGATACAGTATGTTCTCTCCAACGCCTTGTGATGTTTTGGCTGAAGACTGGAAAATCGTTCACACCGACTAA
- a CDS encoding DUF7662 domain-containing protein, which produces MAKERQKKYDSVTHYLTTNGGSQVTLTFTQFDELLFPHSGLPKTARTDIDWWANDHKHPEKGAYGWLNAGYQVVQVTLEKEYVVFNKLLKSNWLF; this is translated from the coding sequence TTGGCAAAAGAGCGTCAAAAGAAATATGATAGCGTTACCCATTATTTAACGACCAATGGTGGATCACAAGTAACTCTAACGTTTACTCAGTTTGACGAGTTGCTTTTTCCTCATTCGGGACTTCCTAAGACAGCACGAACTGATATTGATTGGTGGGCCAATGACCATAAGCACCCTGAAAAAGGAGCATATGGCTGGCTTAATGCAGGATATCAAGTGGTACAAGTCACTCTTGAAAAAGAATATGTGGTCTTTAATAAATTACTAAAATCAAATTGGTTATTTTGA
- a CDS encoding ComF family protein, producing MKCNYCSQMTNRNLTLAEIFLPKKIVSEQLCSQCTQKFQLLKTKGTCQGCQRQTQNRYCSDCLKWQQLYPQYDFHHEALFSYNQAMQEWFEEYKFKGNYRLRYSFVSFLQAYFKQKRGFIVIPMPISKERLAVRGFNQVEGLLEAAEIDYQPYLVRFADGHSQVTKTRSERLQLVQPFELTKEGQKVVSNKSILLVDDIYTTGRTIFHGAQVILENHPAKLYTFSLAR from the coding sequence ATGAAGTGTAATTACTGCAGTCAAATGACCAATAGAAATCTAACGCTCGCTGAAATATTCCTACCTAAGAAAATTGTATCGGAGCAATTATGCTCTCAGTGTACCCAAAAATTTCAGTTGCTGAAAACAAAAGGAACCTGTCAAGGATGCCAGCGTCAAACCCAAAATAGGTATTGTAGTGATTGCTTAAAATGGCAACAACTTTACCCACAGTATGATTTTCATCATGAAGCACTTTTTTCATATAATCAAGCGATGCAAGAATGGTTTGAAGAATATAAATTCAAAGGAAATTATCGGCTTAGATATAGTTTTGTTTCATTTTTACAAGCGTACTTTAAACAAAAAAGAGGGTTCATCGTAATTCCAATGCCCATTTCAAAAGAACGTCTGGCTGTCCGTGGGTTCAATCAAGTTGAAGGGTTGCTTGAGGCCGCGGAGATCGATTATCAGCCATACTTGGTACGTTTTGCCGATGGTCATTCTCAAGTAACGAAAACTAGAAGTGAACGACTCCAGTTAGTTCAACCTTTTGAGCTGACCAAAGAAGGGCAAAAAGTAGTCTCAAATAAAAGCATTCTTTTAGTCGATGATATCTATACAACAGGGCGGACGATTTTTCATGGAGCACAAGTTATTTTAGAAAATCACCCGGCTAAACTGTATACGTTTTCTCTTGCGAGATAG
- the hpf gene encoding ribosome hibernation-promoting factor, HPF/YfiA family codes for MFRYNVRGENIEVTEAIRDYVEKKVGKLERYFSDSPEATVHVNLKVYTEKTAKVEVTIPLPYLVLRAEETSPDLYASVDLVVDKLERQIRKFKTKINRKSRETGMNTAKAAIFLNGEETPDETPELDIVRTKRLSLKPMDSEEAVLQMNMLGHNFFIFEDSETNGTSIVYRRKDGKYGLIETD; via the coding sequence ATGTTTAGATATAATGTGCGTGGAGAAAACATCGAAGTTACTGAAGCAATCCGAGACTATGTAGAGAAAAAAGTTGGTAAATTAGAACGTTATTTCAGTGATTCACCAGAAGCAACCGTTCATGTAAACTTAAAAGTCTACACTGAAAAAACAGCAAAAGTCGAGGTTACTATTCCTCTACCTTATTTAGTATTACGTGCTGAAGAAACATCACCTGATTTATATGCAAGTGTTGATTTAGTTGTAGATAAATTAGAACGACAAATTCGTAAATTCAAAACAAAAATCAACCGTAAATCTCGTGAAACAGGGATGAATACTGCTAAAGCAGCTATTTTCTTAAATGGTGAAGAAACACCAGATGAAACGCCAGAATTAGACATCGTTCGTACAAAACGTCTTTCACTAAAACCAATGGACAGTGAAGAAGCTGTTTTACAAATGAACATGTTAGGACATAACTTCTTTATCTTTGAAGATTCAGAAACAAATGGAACAAGCATTGTTTACCGCCGTAAAGATGGTAAATATGGATTGATTGAGACAGACTAA
- a CDS encoding PTS sugar transporter subunit IIB, whose amino-acid sequence MAKKTIMLVCSAGMSTSLLVTKMQKAADAQGLDADIFAVSASDADNNLESKPVDVLLLGPQVRFMKGDFEKRLEPKGIPLEVINMADYGMMNGEKVLQQALRLIGDDQ is encoded by the coding sequence ATGGCTAAAAAAACAATTATGCTTGTATGTTCTGCAGGTATGAGCACAAGTTTGTTAGTGACAAAAATGCAAAAAGCTGCCGATGCTCAAGGGTTGGATGCAGATATCTTTGCAGTTTCAGCTTCTGATGCGGATAACAATTTAGAAAGCAAGCCTGTAGACGTATTATTATTAGGTCCGCAAGTACGTTTTATGAAGGGTGACTTTGAGAAACGTTTAGAACCAAAAGGAATTCCTTTAGAAGTAATCAACATGGCAGATTATGGTATGATGAACGGGGAAAAGGTTTTACAACAAGCGTTGAGACTAATTGGAGACGATCAATAA
- the prfB gene encoding peptide chain release factor 2 (programmed frameshift), translating into MENAEIRTLLDEMNQSITSFRGSLDLDQLEEDIAEAENRMAEPGFWDNSEAAQQLINETNAHKEKYQQFHQFADELEELEIMSEMQQEEYDAETQKELEERLLKLKEKLSIYELSLLLNEPYDKNNVIMELHPGAGGTESQDWGSMLLRMYTRWAESHGFQVETLDYQSGDEAGIKSVTLLIKGYNAYGYLKSEKGVHRLVRISPFDSAKRRHTSFCSVDIMPELDENVEIDINTDDLKVDTYRASGAGGQHINKTESAVRITHIPTGTVVASQAQRSQLKNREQAMGMLKAKLYQLEMDKKAQEAASLRGEQLEIGWGSQIRSYVFHPYSMVKDHRTNYETGNVQAVMDGELDGFIDAYLKQKLN; encoded by the exons ATGGAAAATGCTGAAATTCGAACTCTTTTAGATGAAATGAACCAATCAATCACAAGCTTCAGGGGGTCTCTT GACTTAGATCAGTTAGAAGAAGACATTGCGGAAGCAGAAAATAGAATGGCAGAACCTGGCTTTTGGGATAATTCGGAAGCGGCACAACAATTGATCAATGAAACGAATGCCCATAAAGAAAAATATCAACAATTTCATCAATTTGCAGATGAATTAGAAGAGTTAGAAATCATGAGCGAGATGCAACAAGAAGAATATGACGCTGAAACTCAAAAAGAACTGGAAGAACGCTTGTTAAAACTAAAAGAAAAATTAAGTATTTATGAGCTATCACTATTGTTAAACGAGCCTTATGATAAAAATAATGTTATCATGGAACTGCATCCTGGAGCTGGCGGAACAGAGTCACAAGATTGGGGCAGCATGTTGCTTCGAATGTATACTCGCTGGGCTGAAAGTCACGGGTTTCAAGTGGAAACATTGGACTATCAGTCAGGAGACGAAGCGGGAATCAAAAGTGTTACTCTTTTAATTAAGGGATATAATGCTTATGGTTATTTAAAATCTGAAAAAGGGGTTCATCGTTTAGTCCGAATCTCACCGTTTGATTCAGCTAAACGTCGTCATACTTCTTTTTGTTCCGTGGACATCATGCCTGAATTGGATGAAAATGTTGAGATCGATATCAATACGGATGATTTAAAAGTCGATACGTATCGTGCAAGTGGGGCTGGTGGACAACATATCAATAAAACAGAATCAGCTGTTCGGATCACTCATATTCCGACAGGAACAGTGGTTGCCAGCCAAGCGCAACGCTCGCAGCTAAAAAACCGTGAACAAGCAATGGGCATGTTGAAAGCAAAACTTTATCAATTGGAAATGGATAAAAAAGCACAAGAAGCAGCGTCACTACGTGGTGAACAACTGGAAATTGGCTGGGGTTCACAAATTCGTTCTTATGTTTTCCATCCGTACTCAATGGTCAAAGATCATAGGACGAATTACGAAACGGGAAATGTACAGGCGGTAATGGATGGAGAGTTGGATGGTTTTATCGATGCGTACTTAAAGCAGAAATTAAATTGA
- a CDS encoding DEAD/DEAH box helicase has protein sequence MQELWGRKVLKKEINQSEQLEIASLTLPTMKELAENKIQCLRCGQIQLKFTVQLVNQCYYCPECIQLGRVDTGQQFYHLPEPDLVKRKVSFVWEGQLTIGQQQVSDELVASVKKAESRMIWAVTGAGKTEMLFKSIHYSLECGYRIGVASPRVDVCLELFPRIQAVFPDEEALLLHGKMEESYRYTKLLICTTHQLLRFYQAFDVLIIDEVDAFPFVDNPLLHYGVKQAVKPKSSLIYLTATPTEALTKKTDRNELKTSILPARYHRRVLPVPKMKWCHRWHEKIKQGISPKSFEDTIRTLISKNDVLIFCPTITLMDQLGKAVEKSFPETALASVHSQDSQRLEKVLKMRNKEYRILMTSTILERGVTFDGVSVIVLGANHTVFATSALVQIAGRVDRRKEYTAGEVWFLHDGCTKAMKEAVKQIKKMNTLGLERGLIDEV, from the coding sequence ATGCAAGAATTATGGGGAAGAAAAGTCTTGAAAAAAGAAATCAATCAAAGCGAACAACTTGAAATAGCGAGTTTGACCTTACCGACGATGAAAGAACTAGCGGAAAATAAAATACAATGTTTACGTTGTGGTCAGATTCAATTGAAATTTACCGTACAGTTAGTGAATCAATGTTACTATTGTCCAGAATGCATTCAATTAGGTAGGGTAGATACTGGCCAGCAATTTTACCATTTACCAGAGCCTGATTTAGTCAAAAGAAAGGTTTCTTTTGTTTGGGAAGGTCAATTAACTATAGGACAACAGCAAGTTTCAGATGAATTAGTTGCTTCTGTAAAAAAAGCTGAATCTCGCATGATTTGGGCAGTTACAGGTGCTGGAAAAACGGAAATGTTGTTTAAAAGTATCCATTATTCTTTAGAATGTGGTTATCGAATTGGAGTAGCTTCACCTAGAGTTGATGTTTGTTTAGAGCTTTTCCCAAGAATACAAGCTGTTTTTCCAGATGAAGAGGCCTTGCTGCTTCATGGAAAGATGGAAGAGAGCTACCGTTATACTAAATTGCTGATATGTACAACACATCAATTACTACGCTTTTATCAGGCTTTTGACGTGTTAATCATTGATGAAGTAGACGCCTTTCCGTTTGTTGATAATCCACTACTACACTATGGAGTAAAACAAGCAGTCAAGCCAAAAAGTTCACTGATCTATCTCACGGCAACTCCGACCGAAGCATTAACTAAAAAAACAGATCGAAATGAATTAAAGACAAGTATTTTACCCGCTCGTTATCATAGAAGAGTGCTACCTGTTCCAAAAATGAAATGGTGTCATCGCTGGCACGAAAAAATCAAGCAAGGCATCAGCCCTAAATCTTTTGAGGATACGATTCGTACGCTGATAAGTAAAAATGATGTCTTGATTTTTTGTCCCACTATTACATTGATGGATCAACTAGGAAAAGCTGTGGAAAAGAGTTTTCCAGAAACGGCATTAGCTTCTGTTCATTCGCAAGATTCACAACGGCTAGAAAAAGTTCTAAAGATGAGAAATAAGGAATACCGTATTCTGATGACTTCGACTATCTTAGAACGTGGAGTGACGTTTGATGGTGTTTCAGTGATTGTTTTAGGTGCCAATCATACTGTTTTTGCAACATCTGCTCTGGTTCAGATTGCGGGTAGAGTTGATCGGAGAAAAGAATATACCGCAGGAGAAGTCTGGTTTTTACATGATGGATGCACAAAAGCTATGAAAGAAGCAGTAAAGCAGATCAAAAAAATGAATACGCTAGGATTAGAGCGAGGCTTGATCGATGAAGTGTAA
- the secA gene encoding preprotein translocase subunit SecA: MANFLKKMIENDKKELKRLDGIANQVETHASAIAALSDEELKAKTDEFKARYQKGETLDQLLPEAFAVVREAAKRVLGLYPYHVQLMGGIVLHDGNIPEMRTGEGKTLTATMPVYLNALTGEGVHVVTVNEYLATRDSDEMGELYNFLGLTVGLNINSKTSEEKRDAYNCDITYSTNNELGFDYLRDNMVVYRNQMVQRPLNYAIVDEVDSILIDEARTPLIISGQAEKSTALYTRTDNFVKRLKEEEDYKIDVQSKTISLTEAGIEKAEENFGLENLYDIENTALTHHMDQALRANFIMLRDIDYVVQEGKVLIVDQFTGRIMDGRRYSDGLHQAIEAKEGVEIEDETKTMATITFQNYFRMYKKLAGMTGTAKTEEEEFREIYNIQVFQIPTNRPIIRDDRADLLYPTLQSKFKAVVQDIKERYHNGQPVLVGTVAVETSELLSELLNKEKVPHEVLNAKNHFKEAEIIMNTGQKGAVTIATNMAGRGTDIKLGLGVIELGGLAVIGTERHESRRIDNQLRGRAGRQGDPGVSQFYLSLEDDLMKRFGSERIKAFLDRMNIEESDAVIQSKMLSKQVESAQKRVEGNNYDTRKNVLQYDDVMREQREVIYAQRQEVIMEDKELTETLLNMVKRTITRVVDSHTQLEKENWNLDGIVDFAASTLVHEDSIAKSDIEGKTPEEIKEYLVKRAQEVYDIKVEQLNGPEQILEFQKVVILRVVDTKWTDHIDAMDQLRQSVGLRAYGQNNPLVEYQTEGYNMFEEMIGAIEFEVTRLFMKSEIRQNVQREQVAQGEAVHPSDEEEPQSNTSAKKKPIHVDEKIGRNDPCPCGSGKKYKNCHGKGQ, encoded by the coding sequence ATGGCTAATTTTTTAAAAAAGATGATTGAAAATGATAAAAAGGAACTAAAACGCTTGGACGGTATTGCCAACCAAGTAGAAACTCACGCTTCAGCGATTGCTGCATTAAGCGATGAAGAATTAAAAGCAAAAACAGACGAGTTCAAAGCGCGTTATCAAAAAGGGGAAACACTAGATCAATTATTACCAGAAGCATTTGCGGTCGTTCGTGAAGCCGCTAAACGTGTTCTAGGTTTATATCCGTACCATGTTCAATTAATGGGTGGTATCGTCTTGCATGATGGGAATATCCCTGAAATGAGAACCGGTGAAGGGAAAACCTTGACTGCCACAATGCCAGTTTACTTGAATGCATTAACAGGTGAAGGTGTTCATGTTGTAACAGTCAATGAGTATTTAGCAACTCGTGACTCAGATGAGATGGGTGAGTTGTACAATTTCTTAGGTCTGACAGTTGGTTTAAATATCAACTCAAAAACATCAGAAGAAAAACGTGATGCCTATAACTGTGATATCACTTATAGTACGAATAACGAATTAGGCTTTGATTATTTACGTGATAACATGGTTGTTTACCGCAATCAAATGGTACAACGTCCGTTGAACTATGCAATCGTGGATGAGGTCGATTCAATCTTGATCGATGAAGCACGGACACCGTTGATCATTTCTGGACAAGCAGAAAAATCAACAGCTCTTTATACGCGTACAGATAATTTTGTGAAACGATTAAAAGAAGAAGAAGATTATAAAATCGATGTTCAGTCTAAAACGATTAGTTTAACTGAGGCGGGTATTGAAAAAGCAGAAGAAAACTTTGGTTTAGAAAACCTGTATGATATCGAAAATACAGCGTTAACGCATCATATGGATCAAGCGTTACGTGCAAACTTTATCATGCTACGTGACATTGATTACGTGGTTCAAGAAGGCAAAGTTCTGATCGTTGACCAATTTACAGGTCGTATCATGGATGGTCGTCGTTATTCAGATGGGTTACATCAAGCGATCGAAGCCAAAGAAGGCGTAGAAATCGAAGATGAAACAAAAACAATGGCGACAATCACATTCCAAAACTATTTCCGTATGTATAAGAAATTAGCTGGGATGACTGGTACTGCTAAAACGGAAGAAGAAGAATTCCGTGAAATCTATAATATTCAAGTGTTCCAAATCCCAACAAACCGTCCAATCATTCGTGATGACCGTGCAGATTTACTTTACCCAACATTACAAAGTAAATTTAAAGCAGTAGTTCAAGATATCAAAGAGCGTTATCATAATGGACAACCTGTTTTAGTTGGTACAGTTGCTGTTGAAACTTCTGAATTATTATCAGAATTATTGAATAAAGAAAAAGTTCCACATGAAGTATTGAATGCGAAAAATCACTTTAAAGAAGCAGAAATCATCATGAATACTGGTCAAAAAGGTGCAGTAACAATCGCTACCAATATGGCTGGTCGTGGTACAGATATTAAATTAGGTCTTGGTGTTATTGAACTTGGCGGTTTAGCTGTAATTGGTACTGAACGTCATGAATCACGTCGTATCGATAATCAATTACGTGGACGTGCAGGTCGCCAAGGAGATCCTGGGGTTTCTCAATTCTACCTATCACTTGAAGATGACCTGATGAAACGTTTTGGTTCAGAACGTATCAAAGCGTTCTTAGATCGCATGAACATTGAAGAATCAGACGCAGTGATCCAAAGTAAAATGCTAAGCAAACAAGTAGAATCAGCTCAAAAACGTGTAGAAGGAAATAACTATGATACACGTAAAAACGTCTTACAATACGATGACGTAATGCGTGAACAGCGTGAAGTAATCTACGCGCAACGTCAAGAAGTCATCATGGAAGATAAAGAGTTGACTGAAACATTATTAAACATGGTAAAACGTACGATTACTCGAGTTGTAGATAGCCATACACAATTAGAAAAAGAAAACTGGAATCTTGATGGTATTGTAGATTTTGCAGCATCAACATTAGTTCATGAAGATTCTATTGCAAAATCTGATATTGAAGGCAAGACACCAGAAGAAATCAAAGAATATTTAGTCAAACGTGCGCAAGAAGTATATGATATCAAAGTAGAACAACTAAACGGTCCTGAACAAATCTTGGAATTCCAAAAAGTTGTTATCCTACGTGTTGTAGATACAAAATGGACAGATCATATCGATGCAATGGATCAATTACGTCAATCAGTTGGTCTACGTGCTTACGGACAAAATAATCCATTGGTTGAATATCAAACAGAAGGGTACAACATGTTTGAAGAAATGATTGGCGCGATTGAATTCGAAGTAACACGTCTATTCATGAAATCAGAAATCCGTCAAAATGTTCAACGTGAACAAGTGGCACAAGGCGAAGCTGTTCATCCATCTGATGAAGAAGAGCCTCAAAGTAATACAAGTGCTAAAAAGAAACCGATTCATGTTGATGAAAAAATAGGTCGTAATGATCCTTGTCCTTGTGGCAGTGGTAAGAAATACAAAAATTGCCACGGTAAAGGTCAGTAA
- a CDS encoding 3-oxoacyl-ACP reductase: MKRGISMRFNEYQGKTIFVTGAASGIGQAQAIAFVEQGANVFGMDVDPIGLRNTTEQATNYPGKFAAFIGDVTNLNDIVAAVKSVNDTFGSIHILLNTAGILDDYTPTLKTTEAMWDRVLAVNLKGTFLVTNQILPQLLMQKHGVIINMASIAGMVAGGGGAAYTASKHAIIGYTKQLDHDYIRQGIRANAIAPGAIQTPMNAADFAGDGKMAEWVANETPAGRWAKPTEVASLTLFLASQQADYIHGTVMTIDGGWLEK, translated from the coding sequence ATGAAAAGAGGGATAAGTATGCGTTTCAATGAATACCAAGGAAAAACAATTTTTGTAACAGGAGCAGCTTCCGGGATTGGGCAAGCTCAAGCGATTGCTTTCGTAGAACAAGGTGCAAACGTATTTGGTATGGATGTTGATCCAATTGGCTTGCGTAACACAACTGAGCAAGCAACAAATTATCCTGGAAAGTTTGCTGCTTTTATCGGTGATGTGACAAACCTTAACGATATTGTAGCGGCTGTAAAAAGCGTAAATGACACATTTGGCAGTATTCATATTTTATTAAACACTGCGGGCATTCTAGATGACTACACCCCGACACTAAAAACAACAGAAGCCATGTGGGATCGTGTTTTAGCTGTAAATTTAAAAGGAACCTTTTTAGTCACTAATCAAATTTTGCCACAACTTTTGATGCAAAAACATGGTGTGATCATCAATATGGCCTCAATTGCTGGCATGGTGGCTGGCGGCGGTGGCGCGGCTTATACTGCCTCGAAGCATGCAATCATTGGGTATACAAAGCAGTTGGATCATGACTACATCAGACAAGGTATCCGTGCAAATGCAATTGCTCCTGGAGCAATCCAGACACCTATGAATGCGGCTGATTTTGCTGGAGATGGTAAAATGGCCGAATGGGTCGCAAATGAAACGCCTGCTGGACGCTGGGCTAAACCTACTGAGGTTGCTTCACTAACATTATTTTTGGCAAGTCAACAGGCAGACTATATTCACGGCACTGTCATGACAATCGATGGTGGTTGGTTAGAAAAATAA
- a CDS encoding YigZ family protein: protein MLESYFTIRSDGESEIEIKKSRFICSLKRVYSEEEAKQFIAQKKKEHWKANHNCSAFVIGEKSDIQRSSDDGEPSGTAGIPMLEVLKKQELINVVAVVTRYFGGTKLGAGGLIRAYSQAVSHALGDIGLVEGKLQQEIRLTISYPNLGSVQNFMEHNPYTLKDTVYGEHVDVICLVDEPKSEAFMTEVVELLNGQVTFEKGECSYHELPIIEKEQVDDI, encoded by the coding sequence ATGCTTGAAAGTTATTTTACCATTCGCTCTGATGGAGAAAGTGAAATTGAGATAAAAAAATCTCGTTTTATCTGTTCTCTCAAACGAGTTTATTCAGAAGAAGAAGCAAAGCAATTTATTGCTCAAAAGAAAAAGGAACACTGGAAAGCAAATCATAATTGTAGTGCGTTCGTGATTGGTGAAAAAAGTGATATCCAACGCAGTAGTGATGATGGTGAACCTAGCGGAACTGCTGGTATTCCAATGTTGGAAGTGCTGAAAAAACAAGAATTGATCAATGTCGTCGCTGTTGTTACCCGCTATTTTGGTGGAACAAAATTAGGCGCAGGCGGGCTGATTAGAGCTTATAGTCAGGCCGTATCTCATGCTTTGGGCGATATTGGCTTAGTTGAGGGAAAATTACAGCAGGAGATCCGTTTAACGATCAGTTATCCCAACTTAGGCAGTGTTCAAAATTTTATGGAACACAACCCGTATACTCTAAAAGACACGGTTTACGGTGAACATGTTGATGTTATCTGTCTTGTGGATGAACCAAAATCTGAGGCATTTATGACTGAGGTCGTTGAATTATTAAACGGACAGGTTACATTTGAAAAAGGCGAATGTTCTTATCATGAACTGCCAATCATAGAAAAGGAGCAAGTAGATGACATTTGA